Proteins from one Xenopus tropicalis strain Nigerian chromosome 1, UCB_Xtro_10.0, whole genome shotgun sequence genomic window:
- the habp4 gene encoding intracellular hyaluronan-binding protein 4, giving the protein MQDNFGCAVENRFNQLLDDESDPLDFLYQSGVEITRRKKKEEAAAKKSANQKSGKKESQKERKAFLAGGSTEVQGTQQTGQKHAPKNTVKATQNENVGSQVKVDRAERRTAFKEVRPNIMDRATEYSIEKPMEIMDQDKQTRNYGAGRGGMRGRGRGGFPRNTENDNIRGKREFDRHSGSDRAEIEAVPVEEQVEPTETTEATEEEHGKVPEEINEGFSQEMSLDEWKSLQDQNRAKTEFNLRKPETSVPSKAVVIHKSKYKNNISENEEEYHYCFRKPVNDITARLDINFGSLARPSRGRGAGGRGRVRREEAFPHEVVNVLSDAPNPDDPEDFPALV; this is encoded by the exons ATGCAAGATAACTTTGGCTGCGCAGTTGAAAACCGCTTCAACCAGCTTCTTGATGACGAGTCTGATCCATTAGACTTTCTGTATCAATCAGGTGTAGAGATCACCCGTCGCAAAAAGAAGGAAGAAGCAGCTGCAAAGAAAAGTGCTAACCAAAAATCTGGGAAAAAGGAATcccaaaaagaaagaaaggctTTCCTTGCTGGAGGGAGCACAGAAGTCCAAGGGACTCAACAAACAG GGCAGAAGCATGCACCAAAGAATACGGTAAAAGCTACTCAAAATGAAAATGTTGGCTCACAAGTTAAAGTTGACCGCGCTGAACGAAGAACTGCCTTCAAGGAGGTCCGTCCCAATATTATGGATAGAGCGACTGAGTACAGTATTGAAAA ACCAATGGAAATCATGGACCAAGATAAGCAAACCAGAAACTATGGTGCTGGGAGAGGAGGCATGCGAGGCAGAGGAAGAGGTGGCTTTCCAAGAAATACAGAGAATGATAATATAAGAGGAAAGCGAGAGTTTGATAGACATAGTGGCAGTGATAGAGC TGAGATTGAGGCGGTTCCAGTAGAAGAGCAAGTTGAGCCTACTGAAACAACAGAAGCAACAGAGGAAGAACATGGCAA AGTTCCTGAAGAAATAAATGAAGGATTTTCTCAAGAAATGTCCCTTGATGAATGGAAGTCTCTCCAGGATCAGAACAGGGCTAAGACGGAATTTAACTTGCGTAAACCAGAAACCTCTGTGCCTTCCAAAGCTGTGGTAATCCataaatctaaatataaaaat aatataaGTGAAAATGAAGAGGAATATCATTATTGCTTCAGAAAGCCTGTGAATGATATCACTGCTCGGTTAGATATTAACTTTGGAAGTCTGGCCCGCCCAAGTCGTGGGAGAGGAGCAGGAGGACGTGGACGTGTAAGAAGAGAAGAAGCCTTCCCACATGAAGTCGTTAAT GTTCTCTCTGATGCCCCAAACCCAGATGATCCTGAAGACTTTCCTGCTCTGGTTTAA
- the habp4 gene encoding intracellular hyaluronan-binding protein 4 isoform X1 has protein sequence MRLDTMKQAPSSPDNVAMQDNFGCAVENRFNQLLDDESDPLDFLYQSGVEITRRKKKEEAAAKKSANQKSGKKESQKERKAFLAGGSTEVQGTQQTGQKHAPKNTVKATQNENVGSQVKVDRAERRTAFKEVRPNIMDRATEYSIEKPMEIMDQDKQTRNYGAGRGGMRGRGRGGFPRNTENDNIRGKREFDRHSGSDRARIRPEDKRGGGGPRNWGSIKEAFSEIEAVPVEEQVEPTETTEATEEEHGKVPEEINEGFSQEMSLDEWKSLQDQNRAKTEFNLRKPETSVPSKAVVIHKSKYKNNISENEEEYHYCFRKPVNDITARLDINFGSLARPSRGRGAGGRGRVRREEAFPHEVVNVLSDAPNPDDPEDFPALV, from the exons ATGCGATTGG ATACAATGAAGCAAGCGCCAAGTAGCCCTGATAATGTTGCCATGCAAGATAACTTTGGCTGCGCAGTTGAAAACCGCTTCAACCAGCTTCTTGATGACGAGTCTGATCCATTAGACTTTCTGTATCAATCAGGTGTAGAGATCACCCGTCGCAAAAAGAAGGAAGAAGCAGCTGCAAAGAAAAGTGCTAACCAAAAATCTGGGAAAAAGGAATcccaaaaagaaagaaaggctTTCCTTGCTGGAGGGAGCACAGAAGTCCAAGGGACTCAACAAACAG GGCAGAAGCATGCACCAAAGAATACGGTAAAAGCTACTCAAAATGAAAATGTTGGCTCACAAGTTAAAGTTGACCGCGCTGAACGAAGAACTGCCTTCAAGGAGGTCCGTCCCAATATTATGGATAGAGCGACTGAGTACAGTATTGAAAA ACCAATGGAAATCATGGACCAAGATAAGCAAACCAGAAACTATGGTGCTGGGAGAGGAGGCATGCGAGGCAGAGGAAGAGGTGGCTTTCCAAGAAATACAGAGAATGATAATATAAGAGGAAAGCGAGAGTTTGATAGACATAGTGGCAGTGATAGAGC TAGAATAAGACCAGAAGACAAGAGGGGTGGAGGTGGACCTCGCAACTGGGGCTCTATAAAAGAAGCTTTCAG TGAGATTGAGGCGGTTCCAGTAGAAGAGCAAGTTGAGCCTACTGAAACAACAGAAGCAACAGAGGAAGAACATGGCAA AGTTCCTGAAGAAATAAATGAAGGATTTTCTCAAGAAATGTCCCTTGATGAATGGAAGTCTCTCCAGGATCAGAACAGGGCTAAGACGGAATTTAACTTGCGTAAACCAGAAACCTCTGTGCCTTCCAAAGCTGTGGTAATCCataaatctaaatataaaaat aatataaGTGAAAATGAAGAGGAATATCATTATTGCTTCAGAAAGCCTGTGAATGATATCACTGCTCGGTTAGATATTAACTTTGGAAGTCTGGCCCGCCCAAGTCGTGGGAGAGGAGCAGGAGGACGTGGACGTGTAAGAAGAGAAGAAGCCTTCCCACATGAAGTCGTTAAT GTTCTCTCTGATGCCCCAAACCCAGATGATCCTGAAGACTTTCCTGCTCTGGTTTAA
- the habp4 gene encoding intracellular hyaluronan-binding protein 4 isoform X4 gives MKQAPSSPDNVAMQDNFGCAVENRFNQLLDDESDPLDFLYQSGVEITRRKKKEEAAAKKSANQKSGKKESQKERKAFLAGGSTEVQGTQQTGQKHAPKNTVKATQNENVGSQVKVDRAERRTAFKEVRPNIMDRATEYSIEKPMEIMDQDKQTRNYGAGRGGMRGRGRGGFPRNTENDNIRGKREFDRHSGSDRAIRPEDKRGGGGPRNWGSIKEAFSEIEAVPVEEQVEPTETTEATEEEHGKVPEEINEGFSQEMSLDEWKSLQDQNRAKTEFNLRKPETSVPSKAVVIHKSKYKNNISENEEEYHYCFRKPVNDITARLDINFGSLARPSRGRGAGGRGRVRREEAFPHEVVNVLSDAPNPDDPEDFPALV, from the exons ATGAAGCAAGCGCCAAGTAGCCCTGATAATGTTGCCATGCAAGATAACTTTGGCTGCGCAGTTGAAAACCGCTTCAACCAGCTTCTTGATGACGAGTCTGATCCATTAGACTTTCTGTATCAATCAGGTGTAGAGATCACCCGTCGCAAAAAGAAGGAAGAAGCAGCTGCAAAGAAAAGTGCTAACCAAAAATCTGGGAAAAAGGAATcccaaaaagaaagaaaggctTTCCTTGCTGGAGGGAGCACAGAAGTCCAAGGGACTCAACAAACAG GGCAGAAGCATGCACCAAAGAATACGGTAAAAGCTACTCAAAATGAAAATGTTGGCTCACAAGTTAAAGTTGACCGCGCTGAACGAAGAACTGCCTTCAAGGAGGTCCGTCCCAATATTATGGATAGAGCGACTGAGTACAGTATTGAAAA ACCAATGGAAATCATGGACCAAGATAAGCAAACCAGAAACTATGGTGCTGGGAGAGGAGGCATGCGAGGCAGAGGAAGAGGTGGCTTTCCAAGAAATACAGAGAATGATAATATAAGAGGAAAGCGAGAGTTTGATAGACATAGTGGCAGTGATAGAGC AATAAGACCAGAAGACAAGAGGGGTGGAGGTGGACCTCGCAACTGGGGCTCTATAAAAGAAGCTTTCAG TGAGATTGAGGCGGTTCCAGTAGAAGAGCAAGTTGAGCCTACTGAAACAACAGAAGCAACAGAGGAAGAACATGGCAA AGTTCCTGAAGAAATAAATGAAGGATTTTCTCAAGAAATGTCCCTTGATGAATGGAAGTCTCTCCAGGATCAGAACAGGGCTAAGACGGAATTTAACTTGCGTAAACCAGAAACCTCTGTGCCTTCCAAAGCTGTGGTAATCCataaatctaaatataaaaat aatataaGTGAAAATGAAGAGGAATATCATTATTGCTTCAGAAAGCCTGTGAATGATATCACTGCTCGGTTAGATATTAACTTTGGAAGTCTGGCCCGCCCAAGTCGTGGGAGAGGAGCAGGAGGACGTGGACGTGTAAGAAGAGAAGAAGCCTTCCCACATGAAGTCGTTAAT GTTCTCTCTGATGCCCCAAACCCAGATGATCCTGAAGACTTTCCTGCTCTGGTTTAA
- the habp4 gene encoding intracellular hyaluronan-binding protein 4 isoform X3 has translation MKQAPSSPDNVAMQDNFGCAVENRFNQLLDDESDPLDFLYQSGVEITRRKKKEEAAAKKSANQKSGKKESQKERKAFLAGGSTEVQGTQQTGQKHAPKNTVKATQNENVGSQVKVDRAERRTAFKEVRPNIMDRATEYSIEKPMEIMDQDKQTRNYGAGRGGMRGRGRGGFPRNTENDNIRGKREFDRHSGSDRARIRPEDKRGGGGPRNWGSIKEAFSEIEAVPVEEQVEPTETTEATEEEHGKVPEEINEGFSQEMSLDEWKSLQDQNRAKTEFNLRKPETSVPSKAVVIHKSKYKNNISENEEEYHYCFRKPVNDITARLDINFGSLARPSRGRGAGGRGRVRREEAFPHEVVNVLSDAPNPDDPEDFPALV, from the exons ATGAAGCAAGCGCCAAGTAGCCCTGATAATGTTGCCATGCAAGATAACTTTGGCTGCGCAGTTGAAAACCGCTTCAACCAGCTTCTTGATGACGAGTCTGATCCATTAGACTTTCTGTATCAATCAGGTGTAGAGATCACCCGTCGCAAAAAGAAGGAAGAAGCAGCTGCAAAGAAAAGTGCTAACCAAAAATCTGGGAAAAAGGAATcccaaaaagaaagaaaggctTTCCTTGCTGGAGGGAGCACAGAAGTCCAAGGGACTCAACAAACAG GGCAGAAGCATGCACCAAAGAATACGGTAAAAGCTACTCAAAATGAAAATGTTGGCTCACAAGTTAAAGTTGACCGCGCTGAACGAAGAACTGCCTTCAAGGAGGTCCGTCCCAATATTATGGATAGAGCGACTGAGTACAGTATTGAAAA ACCAATGGAAATCATGGACCAAGATAAGCAAACCAGAAACTATGGTGCTGGGAGAGGAGGCATGCGAGGCAGAGGAAGAGGTGGCTTTCCAAGAAATACAGAGAATGATAATATAAGAGGAAAGCGAGAGTTTGATAGACATAGTGGCAGTGATAGAGC TAGAATAAGACCAGAAGACAAGAGGGGTGGAGGTGGACCTCGCAACTGGGGCTCTATAAAAGAAGCTTTCAG TGAGATTGAGGCGGTTCCAGTAGAAGAGCAAGTTGAGCCTACTGAAACAACAGAAGCAACAGAGGAAGAACATGGCAA AGTTCCTGAAGAAATAAATGAAGGATTTTCTCAAGAAATGTCCCTTGATGAATGGAAGTCTCTCCAGGATCAGAACAGGGCTAAGACGGAATTTAACTTGCGTAAACCAGAAACCTCTGTGCCTTCCAAAGCTGTGGTAATCCataaatctaaatataaaaat aatataaGTGAAAATGAAGAGGAATATCATTATTGCTTCAGAAAGCCTGTGAATGATATCACTGCTCGGTTAGATATTAACTTTGGAAGTCTGGCCCGCCCAAGTCGTGGGAGAGGAGCAGGAGGACGTGGACGTGTAAGAAGAGAAGAAGCCTTCCCACATGAAGTCGTTAAT GTTCTCTCTGATGCCCCAAACCCAGATGATCCTGAAGACTTTCCTGCTCTGGTTTAA
- the habp4 gene encoding intracellular hyaluronan-binding protein 4 isoform X2 — MRLDTMKQAPSSPDNVAMQDNFGCAVENRFNQLLDDESDPLDFLYQSGVEITRRKKKEEAAAKKSANQKSGKKESQKERKAFLAGGSTEVQGTQQTGQKHAPKNTVKATQNENVGSQVKVDRAERRTAFKEVRPNIMDRATEYSIEKPMEIMDQDKQTRNYGAGRGGMRGRGRGGFPRNTENDNIRGKREFDRHSGSDRAIRPEDKRGGGGPRNWGSIKEAFSEIEAVPVEEQVEPTETTEATEEEHGKVPEEINEGFSQEMSLDEWKSLQDQNRAKTEFNLRKPETSVPSKAVVIHKSKYKNNISENEEEYHYCFRKPVNDITARLDINFGSLARPSRGRGAGGRGRVRREEAFPHEVVNVLSDAPNPDDPEDFPALV; from the exons ATGCGATTGG ATACAATGAAGCAAGCGCCAAGTAGCCCTGATAATGTTGCCATGCAAGATAACTTTGGCTGCGCAGTTGAAAACCGCTTCAACCAGCTTCTTGATGACGAGTCTGATCCATTAGACTTTCTGTATCAATCAGGTGTAGAGATCACCCGTCGCAAAAAGAAGGAAGAAGCAGCTGCAAAGAAAAGTGCTAACCAAAAATCTGGGAAAAAGGAATcccaaaaagaaagaaaggctTTCCTTGCTGGAGGGAGCACAGAAGTCCAAGGGACTCAACAAACAG GGCAGAAGCATGCACCAAAGAATACGGTAAAAGCTACTCAAAATGAAAATGTTGGCTCACAAGTTAAAGTTGACCGCGCTGAACGAAGAACTGCCTTCAAGGAGGTCCGTCCCAATATTATGGATAGAGCGACTGAGTACAGTATTGAAAA ACCAATGGAAATCATGGACCAAGATAAGCAAACCAGAAACTATGGTGCTGGGAGAGGAGGCATGCGAGGCAGAGGAAGAGGTGGCTTTCCAAGAAATACAGAGAATGATAATATAAGAGGAAAGCGAGAGTTTGATAGACATAGTGGCAGTGATAGAGC AATAAGACCAGAAGACAAGAGGGGTGGAGGTGGACCTCGCAACTGGGGCTCTATAAAAGAAGCTTTCAG TGAGATTGAGGCGGTTCCAGTAGAAGAGCAAGTTGAGCCTACTGAAACAACAGAAGCAACAGAGGAAGAACATGGCAA AGTTCCTGAAGAAATAAATGAAGGATTTTCTCAAGAAATGTCCCTTGATGAATGGAAGTCTCTCCAGGATCAGAACAGGGCTAAGACGGAATTTAACTTGCGTAAACCAGAAACCTCTGTGCCTTCCAAAGCTGTGGTAATCCataaatctaaatataaaaat aatataaGTGAAAATGAAGAGGAATATCATTATTGCTTCAGAAAGCCTGTGAATGATATCACTGCTCGGTTAGATATTAACTTTGGAAGTCTGGCCCGCCCAAGTCGTGGGAGAGGAGCAGGAGGACGTGGACGTGTAAGAAGAGAAGAAGCCTTCCCACATGAAGTCGTTAAT GTTCTCTCTGATGCCCCAAACCCAGATGATCCTGAAGACTTTCCTGCTCTGGTTTAA
- the habp4 gene encoding intracellular hyaluronan-binding protein 4 isoform X5, with amino-acid sequence MRLDTMKQAPSSPDNVAMQDNFGCAVENRFNQLLDDESDPLDFLYQSGVEITRRKKKEEAAAKKSANQKSGKKESQKERKAFLAGGSTEVQGTQQTGQKHAPKNTVKATQNENVGSQVKVDRAERRTAFKEVRPNIMDRATEYSIEKPMEIMDQDKQTRNYGAGRGGMRGRGRGGFPRNTENDNIRGKREFDRHSGSDRAEIEAVPVEEQVEPTETTEATEEEHGKVPEEINEGFSQEMSLDEWKSLQDQNRAKTEFNLRKPETSVPSKAVVIHKSKYKNNISENEEEYHYCFRKPVNDITARLDINFGSLARPSRGRGAGGRGRVRREEAFPHEVVNVLSDAPNPDDPEDFPALV; translated from the exons ATGCGATTGG ATACAATGAAGCAAGCGCCAAGTAGCCCTGATAATGTTGCCATGCAAGATAACTTTGGCTGCGCAGTTGAAAACCGCTTCAACCAGCTTCTTGATGACGAGTCTGATCCATTAGACTTTCTGTATCAATCAGGTGTAGAGATCACCCGTCGCAAAAAGAAGGAAGAAGCAGCTGCAAAGAAAAGTGCTAACCAAAAATCTGGGAAAAAGGAATcccaaaaagaaagaaaggctTTCCTTGCTGGAGGGAGCACAGAAGTCCAAGGGACTCAACAAACAG GGCAGAAGCATGCACCAAAGAATACGGTAAAAGCTACTCAAAATGAAAATGTTGGCTCACAAGTTAAAGTTGACCGCGCTGAACGAAGAACTGCCTTCAAGGAGGTCCGTCCCAATATTATGGATAGAGCGACTGAGTACAGTATTGAAAA ACCAATGGAAATCATGGACCAAGATAAGCAAACCAGAAACTATGGTGCTGGGAGAGGAGGCATGCGAGGCAGAGGAAGAGGTGGCTTTCCAAGAAATACAGAGAATGATAATATAAGAGGAAAGCGAGAGTTTGATAGACATAGTGGCAGTGATAGAGC TGAGATTGAGGCGGTTCCAGTAGAAGAGCAAGTTGAGCCTACTGAAACAACAGAAGCAACAGAGGAAGAACATGGCAA AGTTCCTGAAGAAATAAATGAAGGATTTTCTCAAGAAATGTCCCTTGATGAATGGAAGTCTCTCCAGGATCAGAACAGGGCTAAGACGGAATTTAACTTGCGTAAACCAGAAACCTCTGTGCCTTCCAAAGCTGTGGTAATCCataaatctaaatataaaaat aatataaGTGAAAATGAAGAGGAATATCATTATTGCTTCAGAAAGCCTGTGAATGATATCACTGCTCGGTTAGATATTAACTTTGGAAGTCTGGCCCGCCCAAGTCGTGGGAGAGGAGCAGGAGGACGTGGACGTGTAAGAAGAGAAGAAGCCTTCCCACATGAAGTCGTTAAT GTTCTCTCTGATGCCCCAAACCCAGATGATCCTGAAGACTTTCCTGCTCTGGTTTAA